From one Lolium rigidum isolate FL_2022 chromosome 4, APGP_CSIRO_Lrig_0.1, whole genome shotgun sequence genomic stretch:
- the LOC124650553 gene encoding putative E3 ubiquitin-protein ligase LIN-1, with translation MSLSESSRESLRRLSSFTWMAEELLQVTDYYLPRRPSVSCVHTQILEIGQPGNGAATAITFFRGQLFVGYFDGTIRAWDIKGQRAVISREVKEHKKAVTCFALSESGENLLSGSADKSIRVWKMAQRKLECVEVIRMKDAVQKFGIYGDKIIVLTQKKVLKFSCSARSTQTFYKSKHVKSLALFQGKAYLGCGDLSIQELDVSVESKIEIRAPTRSWRISKQSISSIVVYKDWMYCAGSQVEGSAMKDWKKRCKPAMTMPISKGTNVDAMAVVEDFIYLTCNKSPSIIQIWLREKQQKVGRLSAGSKITSIFAANDIIFCGTETGLIKAWIPL, from the exons ATGAGCTTGTCAGAGAGTTCACGAGAATCTCTTAGGAGGCTTTCATCATTCACATGGATGGCTGAGGAGTTACTCCAAGTTACAGATTATTACCTCCCCAGGAGACCA AGTGTATCATGTGTGCATACACAAATCCTAGAGATTGGTCAACCTGGCAATGGAGCAGCAACTGCTATAACATTCTTTAGAGGGCAGCTCTTTGTTGGTTATTTCGATGGCACCATCAGG GCATGGGATATAAAAGGCCAGCGGGCAGTAATCAGCAGAGAGGTTAAAGAGCACAAGAAAGCAGTCACCTGTTTTGCACTATCAGAATCTGGAGAAAATCTCTTGAGCGGATCTGCTGACAAATCTATTCGG GTATGGAAAATGGCACAGCGTAagcttgagtgtgttgaggtgatTCGAATGAAAGATGCTGTGCAGAAGTTTGGTATATATGGTGACAAAATAATTGTGCTTACACAGAAAAAGGTTCTCAAG TTCTCTTGTTCAGCAAGAAGTACCCAGACATTTTACAAGAGCAAGCATGTAAAGTCTCTAGCTCTTTTTCAGGGCAAAGCTTACCTCGGCTGCGGAGACTTGAGTATACAG GAACTAGATGTATCAGTAGAATCGAAGATTGAGATAAGGGCACCTACAAGAAGCTGGAGAATCAGTAAGCAATCCATTAGCTCCATTGTAGTATATAAAGATTGGATGTACTGTGCTGGTTCTCAAGTGGAGGGATCTGCCATGAAG GACTGGAAAAAACGATGCAAGCCTGCAATGACAATGCCAATATCAAAGGGAACAAACGTAGATGCAATGGCAGTGGTGGAGGACTTCATCTACTTGACCTGCAATAAAAGCCCTAGTATCATCCAG ATATGGTTGAGAGAGAAGCAGCAGAAAGTTGGAAGGCTATCTGCAGGGAGCAAGATAACGAGCATCTTCGCCGCAAATGACATCATTTTCTGTGGAACTGAAACTGGGTTAATTAAG GCATGGATCCCTTTGTGA